A genomic segment from uncultured Alistipes sp. encodes:
- a CDS encoding relaxase/mobilization nuclease domain-containing protein → MIAKLSKGGSFGGAVQYIFGPGKGADCLAGMGVLFKDTPSIIRGFERQAAQNPRVSKPVGHVVLSFSPRDAARLDNRLLLSIAVEYLDRTGIKDTQLIIVRHRDREHPHLHILFNRVGNNGRTISDRNDRYRSERLCKQLTARYGLYFASGKEQVKEFRLRGGTSDVQGVVFAKNGYPFNGSKIDRQFSYSKIATALDRNSRQALAPERQSAPTLTPSFSYLLDDLLRPRFDPDEVEQTQQEQQRRRRGRRR, encoded by the coding sequence ATGATTGCCAAACTTTCGAAAGGCGGCTCCTTCGGCGGAGCCGTCCAATACATTTTCGGTCCCGGGAAGGGCGCCGATTGCCTGGCCGGGATGGGTGTTCTGTTCAAGGACACGCCCTCCATCATCCGCGGATTCGAACGGCAGGCTGCGCAGAACCCCAGAGTCTCGAAACCCGTGGGACACGTCGTACTCTCCTTTTCGCCTCGGGATGCCGCCCGGTTGGACAACCGACTGCTGCTCTCCATTGCGGTGGAGTATCTGGACCGGACGGGGATCAAGGATACACAACTTATCATCGTCCGCCACCGCGACCGGGAACATCCCCACCTGCATATTCTCTTCAACCGCGTGGGCAACAACGGACGGACAATCTCCGACCGCAACGACCGTTACCGTTCGGAGCGGCTCTGCAAGCAACTGACCGCCCGCTACGGGCTCTACTTTGCATCGGGCAAGGAACAGGTCAAGGAGTTCCGGCTGCGCGGAGGCACCTCCGACGTGCAGGGGGTCGTGTTTGCCAAAAACGGCTACCCGTTCAACGGTTCGAAGATCGACCGGCAGTTCAGCTATTCGAAAATCGCCACCGCACTGGATCGGAACAGCCGACAGGCGCTTGCTCCCGAACGCCAATCGGCTCCGACCCTGACACCCTCGTTCAGCTACCTGCTGGACGATTTGCTGCGTCCGAGGTTTGATCCCGACGAAGTGGAACAAACCCAGCAGGAACAACAGCGCAGACGCCGCGGGCGACGACGTTAA
- a CDS encoding Arm DNA-binding domain-containing protein — protein sequence MRQESFRILFLMRKGRTKKDGFATIYARITTGSFRQEIYFNSEGRPELWNQRKERMMGTTRLSLKINEMLDEFRVQIIDIRSKLLAEGFEANALQIKQRYFNPLKHTLMLIAGLGDYVQRRQALVDRIDALLTRIDKLP from the coding sequence ATGAGACAAGAGAGTTTCAGGATTCTCTTCCTGATGCGAAAGGGAAGAACGAAAAAAGACGGATTCGCAACCATTTATGCCCGAATTACAACGGGCAGTTTCCGTCAGGAGATCTATTTCAACAGCGAGGGACGACCCGAGTTGTGGAACCAGCGAAAAGAACGAATGATGGGGACCACCCGTCTGTCGTTGAAGATCAACGAAATGCTGGACGAATTCCGTGTACAGATCATCGACATCCGCAGCAAACTGCTTGCCGAAGGTTTCGAGGCCAATGCCCTGCAAATCAAACAGCGTTACTTCAACCCGCTCAAACACACCTTGATGCTGATCGCGGGGCTGGGCGACTACGTCCAACGGCGGCAGGCGTTGGTCGACCGAATTGATGCGCTGCTCACCCGAATCGACAAACTGCCATGA
- a CDS encoding FAD-dependent protein, whose product MPQLLTLVLSPRQAADARYYTSLAARRMGIREDEIALVRVVKRSIDARQRQVKVNLSLEIYVDREPQPAPVHFDYPSVAGRTEVVIVGSGPAGLFAALRLIELGLKPVILERGRDVSARKRDIAQINRNGAVDPDSNYAFGEGGAGTFSDGKLFTRSKKRGDYNKALQTLVFHGATPEILFEAHPHIGTDKLPRIMQNIRQTILDAGGVFRFESRVTDLKIRSGKIVGVQCGDEWIEGAAVVLATGHSARDIYELLHRRGVRLEAKPFAMGVRIEHPQALIDSIQYHCETRGEYLPAASYSLVSQEAGRGVYSFCMCPGGFIVPAMTDAAQSVVNGMSPSGRTSPYANSGLVTEIRLSDFEHLRGEWGELAGLKFQQQFEEAARREGGDHQIAPAQRVADFVAGRASGSLSATSYIPGIIPSRLDCWMPDFIARSLRQGLTTFGRRMKGYVTNDAVVVGVESRTSTPVRIPRDPATLMHPGVEGLFPAGEGAGYAGGIISAALDGERIAAAVKNYVG is encoded by the coding sequence ATGCCCCAACTCCTCACGCTCGTCCTTTCGCCCCGACAGGCTGCCGATGCCAGGTATTATACTTCGCTGGCTGCCCGCCGCATGGGAATCCGCGAAGATGAGATTGCGCTCGTGCGGGTCGTGAAACGATCCATCGATGCCCGACAGCGACAGGTCAAGGTCAACCTCTCGCTCGAAATCTATGTCGACCGCGAGCCACAGCCCGCTCCCGTACATTTCGACTATCCGTCGGTCGCCGGACGCACCGAGGTGGTGATCGTCGGATCGGGACCCGCCGGGTTGTTCGCCGCGCTGCGACTGATTGAACTGGGCCTGAAGCCCGTCATCCTGGAGCGCGGCCGCGACGTCTCGGCCCGCAAACGCGACATTGCGCAGATCAACCGCAACGGAGCCGTCGATCCCGATTCGAACTATGCCTTCGGCGAGGGTGGGGCCGGGACCTTCTCCGACGGGAAACTCTTCACCCGCAGCAAAAAACGGGGCGATTACAACAAGGCGCTGCAGACCCTGGTCTTCCACGGTGCCACGCCCGAAATCCTCTTCGAAGCTCACCCCCATATCGGGACCGACAAACTGCCGCGTATCATGCAGAACATCCGGCAGACGATTCTCGATGCCGGGGGCGTTTTTCGTTTCGAGAGCCGCGTGACGGATCTGAAAATCCGCAGCGGAAAGATCGTCGGCGTACAGTGCGGCGACGAGTGGATCGAAGGGGCGGCCGTCGTGCTCGCTACGGGCCACTCCGCCCGCGACATCTACGAACTGCTCCACCGCCGCGGGGTGCGCCTCGAAGCCAAGCCCTTTGCCATGGGCGTGCGCATCGAGCACCCGCAGGCCCTGATCGACTCGATCCAGTACCATTGCGAAACGCGCGGCGAATACCTTCCGGCGGCCTCCTATTCGCTGGTGAGCCAGGAGGCGGGACGCGGCGTCTATTCCTTCTGCATGTGTCCGGGGGGCTTCATCGTCCCGGCCATGACCGATGCCGCGCAGTCCGTCGTCAACGGCATGTCGCCCAGCGGCCGTACGTCGCCCTATGCCAATTCCGGGTTGGTTACCGAGATCCGGCTGTCGGATTTCGAGCACCTGCGCGGCGAATGGGGCGAACTGGCCGGCCTGAAGTTCCAGCAGCAGTTCGAAGAGGCGGCCCGGCGTGAGGGCGGCGACCACCAGATCGCCCCGGCACAGCGCGTGGCCGACTTCGTGGCCGGACGCGCCAGCGGGTCGCTGTCCGCCACCTCCTACATCCCCGGAATCATCCCCTCGCGGCTCGATTGCTGGATGCCCGACTTCATCGCCCGGAGCCTGCGGCAAGGGCTGACGACCTTCGGACGGCGGATGAAGGGCTATGTGACCAACGATGCGGTGGTGGTCGGGGTCGAGTCGCGGACCTCGACGCCCGTGCGGATCCCGCGCGACCCCGCTACGCTGATGCATCCCGGGGTCGAAGGCCTTTTCCCGGCGGGGGAGGGGGCCGGTTATGCCGGCGGGATCATCTCGGCGGCGCTCGACGGCGAACGGATCGCCGCGGCGGTAAAAAATTATGTCGGGTAA
- a CDS encoding DUF5672 family protein, whose product MKRVKVVIPVYSERLSENEWLSLEHNTEVLKRHPIVLLLPRSLSIEAVARRFPTVCNHEIIRVSDGYLGKAGILGYNRMMLSAEFYDLFVDCEYILICQTDAWVFRDELELWCSRGYDYIGGTWWRAGIWSWPFIRHFFPRNRRLYGKVGNGGLSLRRVESFRRGCAECAKRIDYYLNQSRHIYYEDVFWAIEPHDFRYPSMREAIDFSFDNHPDRCWAVTGGELPFGCHGWLKPARIEFWKHFIPAR is encoded by the coding sequence ATGAAACGAGTCAAAGTCGTCATACCGGTCTATTCCGAGCGCCTGTCGGAGAACGAATGGCTCTCGCTGGAGCACAATACGGAGGTTCTCAAACGGCATCCGATCGTGCTGTTGTTGCCGCGAAGCCTCTCGATCGAGGCGGTGGCCCGGCGCTTCCCGACGGTCTGCAACCACGAGATCATCCGCGTGTCGGACGGTTATCTCGGCAAGGCCGGGATTCTGGGCTACAACCGCATGATGCTTTCCGCGGAGTTCTACGACCTGTTCGTCGATTGCGAATACATCCTGATCTGCCAGACCGATGCCTGGGTTTTCCGCGACGAGCTGGAGCTCTGGTGCAGCCGCGGATACGACTATATCGGCGGGACGTGGTGGCGGGCCGGCATCTGGTCATGGCCCTTCATCCGCCACTTCTTCCCCCGCAACCGGCGGTTGTACGGCAAGGTCGGCAACGGGGGACTTTCGCTGCGGCGTGTGGAGTCCTTCCGCCGCGGCTGCGCAGAGTGTGCGAAGCGCATCGACTATTACCTGAACCAGTCCCGGCATATCTATTACGAGGATGTCTTCTGGGCCATCGAGCCCCATGATTTCCGCTATCCTTCGATGCGGGAGGCCATCGACTTCTCGTTCGACAACCACCCCGACCGCTGTTGGGCCGTCACCGGGGGCGAATTGCCGTTCGGCTGCCACGGCTGGCTAAAACCGGCCCGTATCGAGTTCTGGAAACATTTCATCCCTGCCCGTTAA
- a CDS encoding CDP-glycerol glycerophosphotransferase family protein, with product MEAKNYLLFATLSYAYSILRPLQAEIRRRGGTAAWFLEPTCPDSLQDDELRLKTVREVIDFNPVAVFTPGNYIPDFFPGVKVALFHGYAIQKRIEAVDDHFTIRGWFDIYCTQGPSSTPFFKELEKKFGFFRVYDTGWPKADTYFAPEMMRHPQNRRPVILYPPTFTKNVCSAPYLMAEIGRLAESKPWDWIITFHPKLTDPEIVSGYKRIAAEHENVTFFEGPDKMGLLQQADVMLCDSSSIILEFMFLDKPVVTFRNSHPGPHLIDVQQPEEVGPAIERALTRPEELMEEIRAYTMYHEPHRDCRCSARVLDAVDDFLARGRVGLKRKPLNLVRKWKLRRQMHYWPFWERLRGR from the coding sequence ATGGAAGCCAAGAACTACCTGTTGTTCGCCACGTTGTCCTATGCCTATTCAATTCTGCGGCCGCTGCAGGCCGAGATCCGGCGCCGCGGAGGCACGGCTGCCTGGTTTCTCGAACCGACCTGCCCCGATTCGCTGCAGGACGACGAACTGCGTCTGAAAACGGTCCGGGAGGTGATTGATTTCAATCCCGTGGCGGTCTTTACCCCGGGCAACTATATCCCGGACTTCTTTCCGGGGGTGAAGGTGGCGCTGTTCCACGGCTATGCCATTCAGAAGCGGATCGAGGCCGTAGACGACCACTTCACGATCCGCGGATGGTTCGACATCTACTGCACGCAGGGACCGAGCAGCACCCCCTTCTTCAAGGAACTGGAGAAAAAGTTCGGTTTCTTCCGGGTCTATGACACCGGGTGGCCCAAGGCCGACACCTATTTTGCCCCCGAAATGATGCGGCACCCGCAGAACCGGCGCCCGGTAATTCTCTATCCGCCGACCTTTACGAAGAATGTCTGCTCGGCCCCGTACCTGATGGCGGAGATCGGGCGCCTGGCGGAGTCGAAACCCTGGGACTGGATCATCACCTTCCATCCGAAGCTGACCGATCCCGAGATCGTGTCGGGGTACAAGCGGATTGCTGCCGAACATGAGAATGTCACCTTCTTCGAAGGCCCGGACAAGATGGGGCTGTTGCAGCAGGCCGACGTGATGCTGTGCGACAGTTCGTCGATCATTCTGGAGTTCATGTTCCTGGACAAACCGGTCGTGACGTTCCGCAATTCGCATCCCGGGCCGCACCTGATCGACGTTCAGCAGCCCGAGGAGGTGGGGCCGGCCATCGAGCGGGCCCTGACGCGCCCCGAGGAGCTGATGGAGGAGATTCGCGCCTATACGATGTATCACGAGCCGCACCGGGACTGCCGTTGTTCGGCCCGGGTGCTGGATGCCGTGGATGATTTTCTGGCCAGGGGTCGCGTGGGGTTGAAGCGCAAGCCGCTGAATCTGGTGCGCAAATGGAAACTCCGGCGGCAGATGCATTACTGGCCTTTCTGGGAGCGGCTGCGGGGCCGGTAG
- a CDS encoding glycosyltransferase, which translates to MLISVIIPVFNAEKYLPTCIESILAQTMPDFELLLINDGSTDNSKAVCDRYAAQDRRIRVFDCPNRGVSAARNLGLDEARGEFVVFVDSDDWVVPEHLQQFAESGIGEDGIAFTNLFEERPGRRETPRTRIYTMSDCRVMSGHNDCMPVIADLLRHRGFGWTWNKMFSRATIERLELRFDESLHYAEDEIFTIQYCAHITHIVTFSHPTYHYRFVPGSLLHRRIEPQTLIRTRLKIIRLFERLGYSNEILYLANRTLFSRLRREMRRCERWNSETANILAYSILCNWEVLKKYYRPAFCRSFYDRKILLLGRLICSIKSTLWVKLMIKGFHQ; encoded by the coding sequence ATGCTTATTTCGGTCATCATCCCGGTCTTCAACGCGGAAAAGTACCTGCCGACCTGCATCGAGAGCATTCTGGCTCAGACCATGCCGGACTTCGAACTGCTGCTCATCAACGACGGCAGCACGGACAACAGCAAGGCGGTCTGCGACCGCTACGCGGCACAGGACCGGCGCATCCGGGTCTTCGACTGCCCCAACCGCGGAGTCAGTGCAGCACGGAACCTGGGGCTCGACGAGGCCCGGGGCGAATTCGTGGTGTTCGTGGACTCCGACGACTGGGTCGTTCCCGAGCACCTGCAGCAGTTCGCCGAGAGCGGAATCGGCGAGGACGGCATCGCCTTCACGAATCTCTTCGAGGAGCGCCCCGGACGCCGCGAAACGCCCCGCACCCGTATCTATACCATGAGCGACTGCCGGGTCATGTCCGGGCACAACGACTGCATGCCTGTCATTGCGGACCTGCTGCGCCACCGCGGTTTCGGCTGGACCTGGAACAAGATGTTCTCCCGGGCGACGATCGAACGCCTCGAGCTGCGCTTCGACGAATCGCTCCACTACGCCGAGGACGAGATCTTCACGATCCAGTATTGTGCCCACATCACCCACATCGTCACGTTCAGCCACCCGACCTACCACTACCGGTTCGTGCCGGGGAGCCTGCTCCACCGCCGCATCGAACCGCAGACCCTGATCCGCACGCGGCTGAAGATCATCCGGCTGTTCGAACGCCTCGGATACAGCAACGAGATTCTCTACCTGGCCAACCGGACCCTTTTCTCCCGGTTGAGGCGCGAAATGAGGCGCTGCGAGAGATGGAACTCCGAAACGGCCAACATCCTCGCCTACAGCATCCTGTGCAATTGGGAAGTACTGAAGAAATACTACCGCCCGGCATTCTGCCGGAGTTTCTACGACCGGAAAATCCTCCTGCTCGGACGTTTGATCTGTTCGATCAAGTCGACGCTCTGGGTCAAACTGATGATCAAGGGATTTCACCAATAG
- a CDS encoding glycosyltransferase family 2 protein, with translation MLHNTTDSHAMTVSLIIATYNWPRALELCLESVMRQSTMPSEILIADDGSGMSTRNVVERFAAISPVPLRHIWHEDRGFRAAAIRNRAIAASQSDYVILVDGDMILQRNFIRDHLGFAKRGYYVSGSRGMISAARTQELLDGNHPGRALSAWSKGISCRGNAMRNPFAARLYRALAPEHNPRSCNMGIWRDDLIRINGFDEGFEGWGFEDTELGLRLRNSGVRQRRIKFQGIAFHLYHGKAARDNCKINEQRYLESLRAHRTRCEKGLDSHLAETAPDTLPSKH, from the coding sequence TTGTTACACAATACCACAGACAGCCATGCCATGACCGTTTCGTTGATTATCGCCACCTACAACTGGCCCCGCGCGCTCGAACTCTGTCTCGAAAGCGTCATGCGGCAGAGCACGATGCCGTCGGAGATTCTGATCGCCGACGACGGATCGGGCATGAGTACCCGCAACGTGGTGGAGCGTTTCGCCGCCATCTCCCCCGTTCCGCTGCGCCACATCTGGCACGAAGACCGCGGATTCCGGGCTGCCGCCATTCGCAACAGGGCCATTGCCGCCAGCCAAAGCGACTACGTCATCCTCGTCGACGGAGACATGATCCTGCAACGGAATTTCATCCGCGACCACCTCGGCTTTGCCAAAAGAGGGTACTATGTTTCGGGCTCCCGCGGCATGATCTCAGCCGCCCGGACCCAGGAGCTCCTCGACGGCAACCACCCCGGCCGTGCACTGTCGGCCTGGAGCAAGGGGATCTCCTGCCGGGGCAATGCCATGCGCAACCCCTTTGCCGCACGCCTGTACCGTGCGCTGGCCCCCGAGCACAACCCCCGAAGCTGCAACATGGGCATCTGGCGCGATGACCTGATCCGGATCAACGGCTTCGACGAAGGATTCGAAGGGTGGGGATTCGAGGATACCGAACTCGGGCTCCGGCTGCGTAACAGCGGGGTCCGGCAGCGGAGGATCAAATTCCAGGGAATCGCCTTCCACCTCTACCACGGCAAAGCCGCACGCGACAACTGCAAGATCAATGAGCAACGCTATCTGGAGAGCCTCCGCGCGCATCGCACCCGATGCGAAAAAGGGCTCGACAGCCATCTCGCGGAGACGGCTCCCGACACGCTGCCATCCAAACACTGA